GAAAGAGTGTAAGCAACTTAATGAAAGGACCAAGGCAACAAGGTACAAAGAATCTGTGCTTTGTATTGATAAAAATATGGTGTACAAGTATAGAGAAATGTAATGGCAGCCCTAAACAAGTGAGGGTCTTGCCCTTTATATAGGAAACTAGAGAACACCCTAGGCCGACAAGTGGCAAGCTCCCCACCATCCATTTCCCTTAAAAATATCTACCTAAGCATATGGACAAGCCCATAAACTAAATGGCCGGCCCATTTAGGGAGTAAACCCACTATGCTAAGTTACTTAAGAAGGAGGAGTACATCCATGCTAAGTAATCCCCAAACCGCCCAAGCCACATGGACCCTTCATGGGCCGCGTCACTGGTCGTGACATTTACTCGGCCTATTCGTCCGTACGAGTCCGTGCATAGGATGTGCGCCCACTGGTCGAGGGTCACTAGTCGGGACCTAACACTTAGCCTTAGGCATGGTCCCCCATGAATGAAACAATTTTAAATGTACCACACTTAATTGCCATGTCAAGAATAACTCCATCAATTCTTTAGAGATGGCCTTCgaaatatttaaaagaaaaaagatattATCTGGTCATCCGCCATCTTCATTTTATAAAGTATTACCCTTTCTAAGATATTCTCGATACAACTTCCCTGGATTAGTCAAGCAAAATAGTTTAAAAACTAGAGAAGGAGCAGTGGGGATAAAGGAAGACCTTATAAATAGAGGCTTAGGTAGTCCTGAATTACTTCATAACCGATATACTTGAATTAGCAACTCTTATTCTCTTTACCCAATCTATCTCTCTCTGATCTCATCCTTGCTCCCTAACTCCCCAATCATCACTCAAAGCATTGATTTACGAAGCCACTAAAATTATCTCAAGATCATTGAAGTAGTCATCCCTTTTCTCTTTTATTACATATACCTTTgccttgttatttttttattatcacTTCATCTCCTTTGCTTTTGCCACATTGCTGGTGCCCTAGATTCATGAAAGCATGATGTAATGAGAATAGTTCGAGGTGTCTTTATTTTTTTATAGTCCAATTTGTTAGTTTATCTTGTATGTGTTTTACTTTATATCATTTCTATTATAATGTCATATTTGTTACGGTATCATGGTGGTAGTGGTGGGTTATGGTATTGGTGTATCGGTGGGTGATAGGATGGAGGTGACGGTGGTCGGTGGACACTCCACTTTAAGTAGTTGTTTCTCCTGATAGAATGGATTGCCAACTTTGTTTTGACAAAGCTTTCAATTCGCTCATAACGCTTGCATTGCATGTTCTTTGACATTGAAGCAACTACAATCGCTATCTATGGCTATCGTACATCTCGAGAAAGATTCGAGGCTCTGAATACTAATTGATACAATAGATTAAAATATGTGAGACTTGATGTTGAATTGTATCAAAAACACTATCACATCAAATGATGTTGAGCACCTTAAAATGCCAAATAATAATGAGACCCACATAACTGATGGCTTgcattctattttttttcctaaatGATACTTCAAACTGTAAATATCTCATCTTTTACAAGTATATATTTCATGGTTACTTTAGTCTAAATATAAATCAAGATAGACTATGTAGAAAATTGTCCCAATTTATGCCCACACATTATATTTGTGTAGAGTTTATTTTAATTCTACGAGAATTGCTAAAGGATATCAGTAGTGCCCAACACCACATGATGGTGTCATATACCATTATTGGTGCAATTTATTATAGGGTTCTACATATTTTGATTTAATAAGTAATATAGGAAATCGCTAACCACTTATATAAGGCGTCACCTTATGTGGTGTTGGATACCTTGTAGTGTCTAATAACAATGCTCTAATCttacaaactaaaaggaaattagCTGTgtttttcatataaatatatataaatagagctTCTTAGGTATGGGCATCATTTTTGCCACTATCGTAGGAGCATTTTCTATTTTCGGtacttggagaaattataacccgatttttttatatgataacaTACATGATAGTTCTAGCAGACATTCGACcaatttttgggaaattttgaataatttacaatgtcaaAATTAGAGTTCAAAATGGTATgttttccacgcgtataaaaaaaatcagGCACGTGTGCAACTAACTGTTTGAACTCCGatttcagtactgtaaattattcataattttctaaAACTTGGTATAGTGaatgttataactataatgtactcTATCATGTAAAAAATGAGTTATAATTTCTCAAAGTACCAAAAATAGAAAACATTCTTATAGTAGGGGCAAAAATGATCCCTATCTacaaaaattcatatatattgttgaacaagaaaaaatatatatataaaaattaattttttttatcggtaaaatgttcaaaaaacaaaaattatttacaaaagaaaaatcaagAGTTATtcaaaagaagagaaaaatgagGAGATCTTCTCGCCAGTTTCTACTTCCCTACTTCTCCTCACTTTCATGTTAAAGTGGctgaaaattagaaaaaaacaaatatataaacaATCAGCTTATAAAAGGACAGggaagaagaacaagaaaaatggtTGATTTTTTGGCAAACaagagaaaacaaaagaaaaaaaacaatcaTAAAAAATTGTGTATTTTCAAAGTTCTTTTTTAAGGTCTAAGTAAATTTGCATTTCTCTCTTACACTCTAATTTTCTTTAATACTATCTTTTCAATTCTTTTTGGTTCACTAGACAAAATGAATCAATATGTGACATATAATCAAAGAAGAAAGACATAGACTATAATTTTCTTATTGTTATGTTGCTGAAATCATTGCCATcaatttttaattgtttatttgatttACTAGACGAAATGAGTCAATATGTGAAacataatcaaatggaaaaataAAAATCTTGAAAATGGATTGTTGTTGTCTGTAAAGTCATTTATTTgctaactttattttagacaaaatattttaaagttattaaggaaaatcagtagcatatctccatattgattttcagATTAATGATCAATATTttcagctgattttgtaatgtgaaaatatctttaagtgtgaatatatttgttgccttatttatcacaaataatcaatttttggtaaaaatatattgtgcaaatatcttgagattattttcagggattatatgggattatgtctattctggaaataaagaaggtgtcgaaaatgaacatggtcaaaagaaatgaccatgttcgttctgccagatgagACTGActacgttgctgactcatcagtttccttttccgtCGACACAGAATgcatctggctggctgatttccttaatcaaaggaattcgaaaattgatttcaaagataccataAAATGATGGTCTTGGACGATTTTCctgcctataaataccttgccaagacctttggaattttcacctcttccatttttcaatatttgtaaacaatattttgaagagtgtctttatttgtagagattaagtttgttcaccttaatctttgtgagagtgctgagtatACTTGTGGATATTTATCTAGTCCATTataaacagatagtgtctattgtgaacgtgttcataaggatttTCGGGAgatgattctatctaagtctcacttcgggaggaagtgtgcactcgctattctttgaagagAGTTCAAGAGAATTAGcgtttcatcaaatcagattcgtagagaagagtacaacaagattgcggcaatagtttaagatgGAGTCTTATATTGTTTAAGTcgatgcttttgtacacattatttatttactaattggtttattctctgggcgtggccctaaggagtaggttatccgaaagggtttctgaatcttgtaaaaattcgctgtgttctttaatttttgcactgtctatttattgtgttcagttctgtcgtgacaagttcggattctgttccGACAGAACTGCTTTCtgtgtaaacaattaattaccattccgcgttttaattaattcatggtttaattaatttggtaattactataAACGAAATTTCATTGTCAAAATCgtcataagttttttttttttatatatttctctTTAATTCACTTGACAAAATAAGTCTATATGTGATACATAATCAAAGAggaaaggagaattttttttaataaaatatactaTTATATTATCAAAATTATCAAAAAAAATCTTAACTTTGATTAAGAAGTAGTAAAATGTTACCAAATTTAATATCTTATGGCGAAGCACTTGAAAAgtcacaaaagaaaaaaaaaaaaactctcaaataattaaaatttgtaaTCATAGTGATTATTTGATGGGGAAAGTCCAAAGTATCATGTTTGCGAAGGATtaaccaaaaacaaaaaaaacaaatggATTCGGTATATATAAGTCGTATGCGACAAATAAAAGAGGAGTATGTATATTTACTAAGGATTCGAAATctatcatatgtatatatataaaagttaatgtacatatatatatatgtgtgtttaaccTGGTGCATATATATGCTAGCTGCCATAAACGTGTCCAGGCCCAGACAAAATCTCATTCATcgtgactatatatatatatatatattaagtttgaatgtatatatatatatatatcgtcgTGACACTatggttaaaaaaaattcaaaatttatcaTCTATAGCTTGTGTACATAACTATTAAATTTGAAACCAAGTCCCAAAGTTCCACCAACTAAAGCAAAAGTGAAATAAGTGTATGGagttttaaacaaaacaaaaaaaaattatatgtatgttcTCAGTTTTGTGATTAGTCAGATTTATAAGCCAAATTCCATAAAATGTGAACTCGaatttttttctaacttcaaCAACATAAAATAATTTCATGATATGATCATttaccaaaattttaaaaatttataaaaatactaAGAATCCCTATGAATGgtcatttatataattttttcactCATTTTTCAAAATAACTATCTATAGCTACAAGTGGTTTGATACTTCATAAAAATAGTATGTAGGCAGCTCAGTCAGTCAAATTTACTAAATACAGTTGTAATTCCAATTTGctcaaaaaatttccaaaattacacaaataattaatatcatcataattgaaataaaaaagtttttttttaaataaaaatgatagtaattaagagattatttttataatcttGATGGTATGCTATAAAATTGGTATATGTGAGATGGTGATTgtcattaattttaatatttgaaatttaaattttttgtctaacatatatatatatagtcttttaATTTCAATTTAACGCTGTTTAACCTTATTTGTAGTCGATGTATATCAAAATTTACATATGATCATTTCACCCCAAGGCCTTGAATCTTACAAACACAACACAAATTTATTAACATTAATCTATACCTGGCTAGTTACTAAGTTTTTGCTGTTGTACAACCAGAACAGAAGCATTGCTCATGAAATCCGTGGAGGAAAGCAAGTCTCCCACAACACCAAGTTCAGGAAACTCACTCCATTCTTCAAGACCCGAAGTTAGTATAGAGTGCTGATTGTATCGTCTTCCAACAATAAACAGCTCAAAATCATCGGCCATGGATCTCAACGTCATTGCCGTTTCAGTTCCGTCCTTAACCATTTCCTTAACATAACCTACATTTCCATGATCAACATCACTATCTCGATCATAACTCTGAATTATATCTTTAAGCACTTCATTATCAAGAACCTTCTCCCACTGCTCGAGTTCCCGGTCCTCATTCACGCTCACAAAATGTATGATTGTCAAGGTTATGCACGAGTCCATGGCCATGCGCTTGGCGAACGTAACAGCCTCCCTATCGTCGCTACCGCCCAAGAACACCATGGCAACGCGGTACGTCACTTGTCTTGACACCATGGACTCGACAGTCTCCGAGTGTCCACGATCGACGAGGACGGCGACGGAGCAAGGAGCCCTCTCCATGACACTGCAATTGATAGCCCGAACAGTGAGATTTTCCGACTCAATAGTTGTCCCATCCAGAGACCACTTTCTATGAAACGGGACAACTATCAACGAAGCAAGCTTGTCCAATGCGAGAGTACAAATATCTTCGTGCATGTATTCGGTGGGGGAAATGGCTGTGAAGACGTTGACATTGGCCGCGCCGTGGTTCTCTCGTTGGAAATGAGTGAAGGAAAGGATTACGTTCTCGGAGTAGGAGTAGTTGGAGAGTGTTTTCTTCTGAAGTTGGTGGGAGATGAAGACGGGCGTGGCTCGGCCGACGAGCTCGATGAGATGGAGAACGTAGACTGAGATTGGGTTGTCCTTTGTGGGGCATGAGACGTCGAGGAGGTTGATGATGGCTGGGGTGTTGTCCGGTCTGTTGATGCACGCGACGATGCGGAGCTCGGCGTCGTTGGTGGCGGATTGCATGATGTTTCGCTTCTGATAGCCTGCGTATTTCCTCATGGGATTGTATAAGTAACGCACGGATACTGGCACCACGATTGCAGTCACCAAAACTGTTGCCATCACAAAACAGTACACCTCCAGTTCTATAacctatattattgtaattaatatgttcaagaaaacaaaAGCAACATTTCATTATGTGATCAATAATTAATactctaaaagaaaagaaaaagttgcCTAATGTTACCTTTATTTGTGTAAGTTTTGACAAAAATTCAATTTTAGGCCAAaatgtttttatttaataattatttgctcCAATTAAAAGATCCTatatatgtattatatgtgtttttttttcacttttatcATAAATTATCATCACCTTTTAGTGGTGCGCAGTACCAAATTTACAATACATTTTTATTCTAACGGGTACAAGAAATTCTTAATCTTATGTTGTCACctaattattgtatttttctcttttaaatattcCAACTATTAGCTATATTTCAGTTAATGTTAAAACAATCCATATGTTTTAgtcataattgtaattaaaagattTCAGTAAAAATAATTTGTATGATCAGTAATATCTCCAAATATTAACAATAATAATCTTGATGAAAAAAAACAGTCTCTACTAGTTTACATTTGACAAAAACTAAACTTTAGGCCAaaacaaatttatttaataattaatcgtTCCTATATATAAAAAGATCCTATATATGCCATTTTTCTCAGTCTCATCATCAAATCATTAAAATGAAACTATACATTATTTATCAACACCTTTTAGTACCAAAACCAAACTAattaacaatatatattttttcatattaGCATGAAAGTCTTGTAATCTAATGAGGTTATTTAGGATTTTTGCCCCTGAACTATGACCAATATATTATTGTGCCCCTTGATTTTTTCAAACTGTTAAAAATTATTCCCGAATTATTCACAATGTTATAAAGTGAGACTTATGTTAAGTTTTATCCTACGTGATTAACGGATTGTTGACTTGTTATTGCCATGTCAGTGCCATGTGTAAATCCTAAATagtcattaatgagcatatatTTTAGTGATGTTGATTTCATGCTATGTTGTGACTAATAACCTAATTATTGAATTTTTATCTTTTCAATATTCCATGTACTATTAGCTATATTTCAGTTAATGTTAAAACAATCCACTTAATTAATAAACATaaaagcaatatatatatatatatatatatatataaacatacctTACTATCTCTGGCAATACCATAGGAGGCCATTTCCACAACCCCTTTATAGgacataataaaggcaatagccAACCCATCCTTAAAAGGCATCCTACTAAGCATTGGAGGTATCAACGAGAAGACAAACTTGGACACAATAATCACAAGCACAAGAAGCGCATTGGCTCTAGACACTTTGGTGTTGAGATTGAGGTCATGTGGGTCAGCTTTGATCATGGTCACAGTTACAAAGATAGGCATGAACACCCCAGATACCAAAGGATCGAACGTCTTCACCAAAGCTGACCCTAATGGGGGCCCATCTGGGACAGCGAGGCCCAATATCATAGGCCCAAAAACAAGTGTCATGTGATACCAATTCGATAGCATGGCAGAGAACAGAAGTGCCAAAATGATGATCGAAAGGTAAACTTTTTTCACTGGCCTACCCTCTGGGGTTTGGCTGACCATCCACATCATGGCTGGTCTGCCCACGTAGATGACAACAACAGTAAACAAAGATACCAAAACGAAGTCCAAAATAGCTAATCCTACGGACTTGTCCCACACCTTGGCCAGGGTGGCCAGAGCCGTGAGAATCACACCAAGTATGTCACTTATGATCGAGGACGACAACCCTAGACGACCGAGCTCCGAGTTGAAGATCTTCAGGTCTTCAAGGAGACATGCTATGACTGGAAACGACGTCAAGGAATGTGTCGTTAGGACAAACATGAGCTGGAGATTCTCTTGCTTGTCGAGCTCGAAGTGTTTACTGAGCAAGTACTGTGCACCGGCGCCTAGAAGCAGCGGCGCGATCATGGCGAGAGAACCGGTGTGGAAGGCCTTGGAGCCCGTACGGAAGACTATGCTTAAGTCCATCTTGACTCCGCTTAAGAAGATAAACATGGTGTATGCGAAGAGTGAGATTGTACCGAGTATGTCTTGGTTGTTGAGTCGAAATactgagttgtaatacttttctATAAACTGTGCTGCCACCCCTTGGCCTAGGACTATACCAGCCTAGTAATATGTACCAAAAAAATAAAGATTGTTTAGttcttaaatataaaataaaataaaatagaaattgtACAAAAGAAAAGAACTCAAATATTTTATCAAtaggtttttattatttatatacaccattgtttcttatttattttgttaaaaagGTACCAAGTAATAGGGTATTTTCTTTTCTTGTATATTGATCATGATGTTTGTTTGTTCTAAaaatgtagtttttttttatctaaaagtCAAAGTTCAATCTTTCattcaatttttaatttttataaccAATACAtgcaatattatattttattggtttttgtCTAAACTCTATTGAACCTAGCTAGACTTTATATGTAAAAGGACAATCGATGTCattcttattcttttatttattttaaatcactATAAATGTATTTCGATGAAAAGATAATctaaaattatgtaaatatatataagttTTTAAACTTACCAGAAGTTCAGCAACAAACATGGGCAAGCCGATCATcttaagaaaaaaatgagaaatTTGAGTAATACAAAAGATAGAAATCATCTCAATCTCTAAAACTGGGATTGTGTAGTTTTGAACTGGCCATGTGACATTGCCAAATGGAGTTGATACATTAAGTTGCCATGCATCACTTTTATTCCATAGCCCAACAGAGTGAGTATTCGCTGGGAAAGCAGTGCACCTTTTTATAGGTAATATATTCCTCGCGCTTGTATTAAACAATTCCATTTTCTCTTACTTTTTCCTCTGTTTGGCTCGAGAGAAAATGAGGtaggaaaaagaaaataaagaatacTGATGATGATGATCACAAGGAACAATAACTATGCATGCATGGAGAGAAATGAAAAGAATTAATGTTAACGTTGCACCCTTTTGAATGAACCAACTCATTTTTCTTGGTGCATGATGGttagttttgtttttttgttaGTAATATTATTAGAAAATGACTATTTTTGGTGGAAACTGatactctctaattttgagagtAAGTGGTTGTTTAGCTAGGTACATATGTGCGGCCAGCTTTAGCTAATCTCACTGTTATTTATATAATCGtatatgtatattttatgaaTAAAAATCATGAATATAATTTAAGAAAGCTAGAACTAGAAAAAGAGGTTTGAcctattgtaaaaaaaaagaaaagaatatataggtataattaagtaaaataaaaaagCAATAAGAAATTATAGGTATGTTTGAGAAGGGTTTGTGcttgtttaataatatttttgACTTTTTATGAAGTAAAAAATTGTgaaagtatttaaaaaaaaaaatcataatgatTAAAGTCAAAATTACTAACTGTGTAGCGGGATGTTTGCACTAATAATTATAACAACTTGTTTGTTGTTATATTCATTCCAACTATAGAACAAAGAGAAGCAATTAAGGTAGAAGAGGGAGTTACACAAAAATATGAAAGTATTTCTCCCTCCATACAAAATTATTAGTCgctataatatatttataaatatatatatatatttccaaaCTACATAATAAAGAGAAGCAGTTGATCTAAAAAAGACagatattaaaaaaaacttaaaagaaCTATTTCTCCCTCAATACAAAAGAACTATTTACAACTTGTTAGTTGCTATAATATATACATTCCAAAAGTACATTAACAATGCAAGTCGAGAAGAAATGCACTGTTTGATTGTTGATGAAAATTCTCAGCTCAATTGGAGCTGGAGGGATTGATTTCATTAAATACTCTGCTTGTACAATTGGTAACCAATCTGATGAATACAGATGGCTTAATTACATTGGGGCACACTAATTTGTATAACAGAAAAGAAGGAGAATGATGCAAAATACAATGCACTGATAATGATGTTGTACAACCATAACGAATTCGTACAACATGACTAACAAAAAGTAATAACAGAAAAGATTCTATTACTTGTGCAACATCCCCTGCTGTGATAATACTCTGCTGTGCCAGTGGTACAGTGAACCCGTGCGTGGAGTGGAGCTAATATCTTCTAATTCTCAACACCACCCCTCAAACGAAGGGGTGATTCTGTCACACCAAGTTTGGATACCAATTCTTGAAATCGAGAATGTGAGAGTGCCTTAGTGAGACAGTCAGCGATTTGGTTTAATGATGGGATGTATCGTATTTCCAATTCCTTCTTGAGGACCTTGTCTCTTACAAAGTGTATGTCTATTTCAAT
The Humulus lupulus chromosome 6, drHumLupu1.1, whole genome shotgun sequence DNA segment above includes these coding regions:
- the LOC133784966 gene encoding cation/H(+) antiporter 4-like; translation: MELFNTSARNILPIKRCTAFPANTHSVGLWNKSDAWQLNVSTPFGNVTWPVQNYTIPVLEIEMISIFCITQTGIVLGQGVAAQFIEKYYNSVFRLNNQDILGTISLFAYTMFIFLSGVKMDLSIVFRTGSKAFHTGSLAMIAPLLLGAGAQYLLSKHFELDKQENLQLMFVLTTHSLTSFPVIACLLEDLKIFNSELGRLGLSSSIISDILGVILTALATLAKVWDKSVGLAILDFVLVSLFTVVVIYVGRPAMMWMVSQTPEGRPVKKVYLSIIILALLFSAMLSNWYHMTLVFGPMILGLAVPDGPPLGSALVKTFDPLVSGVFMPIFVTVTMIKADPHDLNLNTKVSRANALLVLVIIVSKFVFSLIPPMLSRMPFKDGLAIAFIMSYKGVVEMASYGIARDSKVIELEVYCFVMATVLVTAIVVPVSVRYLYNPMRKYAGYQKRNIMQSATNDAELRIVACINRPDNTPAIINLLDVSCPTKDNPISVYVLHLIELVGRATPVFISHQLQKKTLSNYSYSENVILSFTHFQRENHGAANVNVFTAISPTEYMHEDICTLALDKLASLIVVPFHRKWSLDGTTIESENLTVRAINCSVMERAPCSVAVLVDRGHSETVESMVSRQVTYRVAMVFLGGSDDREAVTFAKRMAMDSCITLTIIHFVSVNEDRELEQWEKVLDNEVLKDIIQSYDRDSDVDHGNVGYVKEMVKDGTETAMTLRSMADDFELFIVGRRYNQHSILTSGLEEWSEFPELGVVGDLLSSTDFMSNASVLVVQQQKLSN